A stretch of the Hydra vulgaris chromosome 09, alternate assembly HydraT2T_AEP genome encodes the following:
- the LOC136084718 gene encoding uncharacterized protein LOC136084718, giving the protein MEDHLLGVVQCPSSKGVNQAEQVHNLLEYYGCTEQIIGICCDTTASNTGGVNGAVQILTDILKLPILWIMCRRHIYEVHVSHYMAPLTGEKTKGPRSALYVKLKNKWSEICEKVNEVKNLCKLDWQRDDLKIGSVLRTVAEEAKTFLTNATTDIVFSRNDHGIVCKLASFFLGVEVQDFKFHQPGTSHEARFLADAIYILTLYMTKNISNILTEKEVLQLKDASLFIAICYVPWFLKSFLGFLAPYNDLKAIQTAYALRKVSKNIGNALLLSMGRNTWYLTPQLCVLSFWDKEVPSETKLRMLLALIEFEEPNEFQRCKPSNVQIGETTELPELISEQSYLLFKHFKISRASIKEWLNNSLNTIDVFNHPQLLDFIAWIKNISVVNDGAERNIKLIKEFFSATRDEDHLQNALFVVKKSRKNLTKTMTKKELGNCSKSCIF; this is encoded by the coding sequence ATGGAAGACCATCTTTTAGGTGTTGTTCAATGTCCCTCTTCAAAGGGAGTTAACCAAGCAGAACAAGTGCacaatcttttagaatattacGGATGTACAGAGCAGATCATTGGTATATGCTGTGATACAACTGCAAGCAATACAGGCGGAGTAAATGGAGCAGTCCAAATTCTTacagatattttgaaattaccaaTTTTGTGGATAATGTGTAGGAGACACATATATGAAGTACATGTATCTCACTATATGGCTCCCCTTACTGGTGAGAAAACTAAAGGTCCAAGAAGTGCTCTTTATGTCAAGCTAAAGAACAAGTGGTCTGAAATCTGTGAGAAAGTGAATGaagtgaaaaatttatgtaaattggacTGGCAAAGAGATGATCTGAAGATTGGCTCTGTTCTTCGCACTGTTGCAGAGGAAGCTAAGACATTTTTGACTAATGCAACTACTGATATAGTGTTTTCAAGGAATGATCATGGTATAGTTTGTAAGCTTGCCTCCTTCTTCCTTGGAGTGGAAGTACAAGATTTTAAGTTCCATCAACCTGGCACCTCCCATGAGGCAAGGTTTTTAGCAGATGCGATCTACATCCTTACTCTTTATATGACTAAAAATATCAGTAATATCTTGACAGAAAAAGAAGTGCTGCAGTTGAAGGATGCAAGTTTGTTCATTGCAATTTGCTATGTTccatggtttttaaaaagttttttaggatTTCTGGCTCCCTACAATGATTTGAAAGCTATCCAGACAGCCTATGCATTGAGAAAAGTTAGTAAGAATATTGGAAATGCTTTGCTTCTCAGCATGGGACGCAACACGTGGTACTTAACTCCGCAACTCTGTGTTTTGTCCTTTTGGGATAAAGAAGTTCCTTCTGAAACAAAGCTAAGAATGCTGTTAGCTCTGATTGAGTTTGAAGAGCCAAATGAATTTCAGCGTTGTAAACCATCAAATGTACAAATTGGAGAGACCACAGAGCTACCTGAGTTGATTTCCGAGCAAAGCTACCttcttttcaaacattttaaaatatcaagagcaagtataaaagaatggcttaataatagtcttaatactatagatgtttttaaccaTCCTCAGTtgctagattttattgcatggatcaaaaacatatctgttgtaaatgatggtgcagaaagaaacattaagctcattaaagaatttttttcagctaCTAGAGATGAAGATCACCTTCAAAATGCactttttgtagttaaaaagtctagaaaaaacTTGACTAAGACTATGACTAAAAAGGAGCTTGGGAACtgttcaaaaagttgtattttttga
- the LOC136085405 gene encoding uncharacterized protein LOC136085405, producing the protein MGRTPKKKKMIGHNKIKRKNTERLRYIYLLKFPLRELPQRQLPSNGDILRYYQFILRESQVKYKPTSTNVGCKLKSKSKDLVCENGVCTDPNSSCLVSRIKKIWDNAGFGKKLVICGYNIKTKIIKLNLKYKKLIKLSSLNWNSSLDKQSKLEKDFLTESYQLFDISTKNFKKDILADRLRTDDAKLEDINFYEDQKLHRKGYMEAKVDEDYSRRVLDANRRKNKLDKLREKELERQKNLKDINDVLLSHDSMTEENQFSSEEEKSNEDCEISEEDDFLGNGRKRRYSIVLIT; encoded by the exons atgggtagaacacctaaaaaaaagaagatgataGGACACAATAAGATAAAACGGAAAAATACAGAAAGGTTGAGGTATATTTACCTATTGAAGTTCCCACTGAGGGAGTTACCTCAGAGACAGCTTCCATCTAATGGTGATATTCTTAGATACTATCAATTTATCCTTCGCGAGTCACAAGTTAAATACAAACCCACTTCTActaatgttggttgcaaattgaAATCGAAATCCAAGGATCTTGTTTGTGAAAATGGTGTTTGTACAGATCCTAATAGTTCTTGCTTGGTATctaggattaaaaaaatttgggataatGCTGGGTTTGGCAAGAAACTTGTGATTTGTGGGTACAATATAAAGactaaaatcattaaacttaatttaaaatacaagaaattgattaaattgtctTCTCTAAACTGGAACAGCAGTCTTGATAAGCAATCAAAGTTAGAGAAAGATTTTCTCACAGAATCCTATCAGCTTTTTGACATCTCgactaagaattttaaaaaagatattcttgCTGATAGATTGAGAACAGATGATGCCAAGCTGGAAGATATAAA tttttatgaagACCAGAAGTTACATAGGAAAGGATATATGGAAGCAAAAGTCGATGAAGACTACAGTAGAAGAGTACTGGATGCAAACAGGAGAAAGAACAAGCTAGATAAGTTGAGAGAGAAAGAATTAGAGAgacagaaaaacttaaaagatatcAATGATGTTTTGTTGTCACATGACTCCATGACAGAAGAGAATCAATTCAGCAGTGAGGAAGAAAAGTCAAACGAGGACTGTGAAATCAGCGAGGAAGATGATTTCCTGGGTAACGGTCGGAAACGCAGGTATAgtattgttttaataacatag